Proteins encoded by one window of Lycium barbarum isolate Lr01 chromosome 11, ASM1917538v2, whole genome shotgun sequence:
- the LOC132616803 gene encoding receptor-like serine/threonine-protein kinase ALE2 isoform X3, with translation MGGVKLLLLCLVVLELCAFAFSQGSKGFSLSLSPSASTAIPPIEEGIPSSVSHGNALRSNAPAPAFELNGTSPPANVFPPLKQVLTPSQQPSAPIILPTPSSAPPAITSAPPQIASLPAPPPPVITWNVPAPVLPPSAPKTDHRHTEQPVVVPEAPAPVSSSRRKSPDDAPTKAPRVPGSTPPSESRPSESPLSSNGPGPRENPQNSLPTLPRSPDFSPSIPPVLNAPAPREKPQNRLPTLPRNPDISPSIPPVLNAPAPREKPQNPLPLPRNPEISPSTPPVLNAPVPREKPQNPLPTLPRNPDISPSTPPVLNAPAPRGKPQNHLPTHPIIPEVSPSIPPVLNAPSPRGKPQDPLPARPTNREVSPSIPPATVSPPPRKLPNNSPPSHPRFPLKPPSVSPVKHDITPVSTPWPSINHKRASAPTVAPPNRMTNRHPAKAPTEHKAMGRSTNAPPHKFPNSPLSAPSTSFQRDHHLKDNMTAITPSPYEVYPPVSTEPGPLIPPSPSFHSKSYPKTNLRPHSHSPGTSVSPLLAPLTSPESHDSPSISESPTASSRPTKKPFVSPTMSPSGSPPRHPKIPRPFQALPPPPPNQDCASLTCAEPFTNGPPKAPCVCVLPMRVGLRLSVALYTFFPLVSELATEIAVGVFMDPSQVRIMGANSASQYPEKTIVLIDLVPLGVKFDNTTAFLTSQRFWHKQVIIKASLFGDYDVLYVQYPGLPPSPPSAASDIDTIGSQPYPGDNNGRTKPLGVDVSGKQHKNGPNQSVIAVIVLSASVAVILGCAVAWVLLFRHRDRGYQSEPTPLTTLPSLAKSSGIATSIIGSRPNSPSLSFSSSFAAYTGSARTFSSNEIERATDHFNEARVLGEGGFGVVYSGVLDDGMEVAVKVLKRDDQQGGREFLAEVEMLSRLHHRNLVKLIGICLEERSRCLLYELIPNGSVESHLHGIDKEISSLDWNARIKIALGAARGLAYLHEDSSPRVIHRDFKSSNILLEHDFTPKVSDFGLARAALEEGSRHISTRVMGTFGYVAPEYAMTGHLLVKSDVYSYGVVLLELLTGRKPVDMSQPPGQENLVAWARPLLTSEEGLELIVDRTLGPDFPFDDIVKVAAIASMCVQPEVSHRPFMGEVVQALKLVCSECEQTKGIMSRSCSRDDLSIDMDGRISTSSSQVLNTRRPQSPGSNSDSELDVERGLSMSDLLSPLARYGKQESGSFRRYSSSGPIRKGKTRRLWHKMRRLSGGSVSEHGVMFGLRPGSH, from the exons ATGGGTGGGGTGAAGCTGCTCCTTCTTTGCTTGGTGGTGTTGGAGTTATGTGCCTTTGCTTTCTCTCAGGGATCTAAAG GTTTCAGTTTATCCCTCTCTCCATCAGCATCCACTGCAATTCCTCCTATTGAAGAGGGAATTCCCTCTTCCGTCTCTCATGGGAATGCATTGAGAAGTAATGCACCTGCTCCTGCATTTGAGCTAAATG GGACTTCTCCTCCTGCAAATGTTTTTCCACCACTGAAACAAGTTCTTACACCATCTCAGCAACCAAGTGCTCCTATAATATTGCCAACACCCAGTTCAGCCCCACCCGCAATCACTTCGGCCCCGCCACAAATCGCTTCTCTACCAGCTCCTCCTCCTCCTGTGATTACGTGGAATGTTCCTGCTCCAGTTCTGCCTCCAAGTGCTCCTAAGACAGATCATCGACATACTGAGCAGCCTGTCGTTGTGCCAGAAGCTCCTG CACCAGTCTCGTCATCCAGAAGGAAATCACCTGACGATGCACCAACTAAAGCTCCACGGGTACCTGGATCTACGCCACCTAGTGAGAGCAGGCCATCAGAGAGTCCTCTCTCCTCAAATGGCCCGG GTCCAAGGGAAAATCCGCAAAATTCACTGCCCACTCTCCCAAGAAGTCCAGATTTTTCACCATCCATTCCACCAG TCCTGAATGCGCCTGCCCCAAGGGAAAAGCCACAAAATCGACTGCCCACCCTCCCAAGAAATCCAGATATTTCACCATCCATTCCACCAG TCCTGAATGCACCTGCCCCAAGGGAAAAGCCACAAAATCCACTACCCCTCCCAAGAAATCCAGAAATTTCACCATCCACTCCACCAG TCCTGAATGCGCCTGTCCCAAGGGAAAAGCCACAAAATCCACTGCCCACCCTCCCAAGAAATCCAGATATTTCACCATCCACTCCACCAG tCCTGAATGCGCCTGCTCCAAGGGGAAAGCCCCAAAATCATCTGCCCACCCACCCAATCATTCCAGAAGTCTCACCATCTATTCCACCAG TCCTTAATGCGCCTTCTCCAAGGGGAAAGCCACAAGATCCACTGCCCGCCCGCCCAACCAATCGCGAAGTCTCACCATCTATTCCACCAG CGACAGTTTCACCACCTCCAAGGAAGTTGCCTAACAATTCACCACCCAGCCATCCAAGATTTCCTCTAAAACCTCCATCCGTTTCACCAG TTAAGCATGATATAACCCCTGTATCAACTCCGTGGCCAAGCATCAACCACAAAAGAGCAAGTGCTCCAACTGTTGCACCTCCTAATAGAATGACCAATCGGCATCCAGCAAAAG CTCCCACTGAACACAAAGCCATGGGCCGCTCTACTAATGCTCCTCCTCATAAATTCCCTAATTCTCCCCTATCTGCACCTTCAACCTCATTTCAGAGGGATCACCACCTAAAAGATAATATGACAGCAATCACTCCATCACCCTATGAAGTTTATCCTCCTGTTTCAACTGAACCAG GTCCGTTGATCCCTCCATCTCCTTCGTTTCACTcaaaatcatatccaaagactaACCTTAGGCCCCACTCTCATTCACCAG GAACGTCGGTATCACCGTTGCTTGCGCCTTTAACTTCTCCAGAAAGCCACGATTCTCCTTCCATATCAGAGTCTCCAACTGCTTCATCTAGACCAACTAAAA AACCATTTGTTTCCCCTACAATGTCTCCCTCTGGGTCTCCACCAAGGCATCCAAAGATACCGCGTCCATTTCAAGCACTACCGCCTCCACCTCCTAATCAAG ATTGCGCATCATTGACTTGTGCAGAGCCTTTCACAAATGGTCCACCAAAAGCACCTTGTGTTTGTGTCTTGCCTATGCGAGTTGGACTACGCCTTAGTGTAGCACTCTACACCTTCTTCCCTTTGGTTTCAGAGCTGGCAACAGAAATTGCTGTTGGGGTATTTATGGATCCAAGTCAAGTTCGTATTATGGGAGCAAATTCAGCCAGCCAGTATCCAGAGAAGACCATTGTCCTTATTGATTTAGTACCCCTTGGAGTAAAATTTGATAACACTACAGCATTTCTGACATCACAAAGATTCTGGCACAAACAAGTTATTATAAAAGCTTCTCTTTTTGGTGATTATGATGTGTTGTATGTGCAATATCCAG GTCTTCCTCCGTCTCCACCGTCAGCAGCTTCAGACATTGATACCATAGGTAGCCAACCATATCCTGGTGATAATAATGGAAGGACCAAGCCCCTTGGAGTTGATGTCAGCGGGAAACAGCACAAAAATGGGCCAAATCAGAGTGTCATAGCAGTAATTGTATTGTCAGCCTCTGTCGCAGTTATTTTAGGCTGTGCCGTTGCATGGGTTTTGCTTTTCAGACATAGAGATCGTGGGTATCAGTCAGAACCAACTCCACTAACTACATTACCATCCCTTGCAAAGTCATCAG GGATTGCAACCTCCATCATTGGGAGCAGGCCAAACTCTCCTTCATTATCCTTTAGTTCTAGCTTTGCTGCGTATACTGGTTCGGCTAGAACATTCAGTTCAAATGAAATTGAGAGAGCAACTGACCACTTCAATGAAGCAAGAGTACTAGGTGAAGGGGGATTTGGTGTTGTTTATAGTGGTGTGCTTGATGATGGGATGGAAGTGGCAGTGAAAGTCCTCAAGAGAGATGATCAACAGGGTGGTCGTGAATTTTTGGCCGAAGTAGAGATGCTTAGCCGCCTCCATCATAGGAACTTGGTCAAGTTGATAGGAATATGTCTTGAGGAGCGCAGTCGCTGTTTACTTTATGAGCTCATCCCAAATGGAAGCGTGGAATCTCATCTTCATG GTATTGACAAGGAAATTTCTTCACTTGATTGGAATGCCCGAATAAAAATAGCTCTTGGTGCTGCCCGAGGCCTGGCCTATTTGCATGAAGATTCCAGTCCCCGAGTCATACACAGGGATTTTAAGTCTAGTAACATCTTACTGGAACATGATTTCACCCCGAAAGTGTCTGATTTTGGTTTGGCAAGAGCTGCATTAGAGGAAGGGAGCAGACACATATCGACTCGAGTCATGGGAACTTTTGG GTATGTAGCTCCAGAATATGCTATGACAGGGCATCTTCTTGTAAAAAGTGATGTTTACAGCTATGGGGTTGTCCTGCTTGAGCTGCTAACTGGAAGAAAGCCAGTGGATATGTCCCAGCCACCAGGTCAAGAGAATTTAGTCGCTTGGGCACGCCCACTCCTTACGAGTGAAGAAGGTCTTGAGTTGATTGTGGATCGTACTTTGGGGCCTGATTTCCCTTTTGATGACATCGTAAAAGTAGCTGCTATTGCTTCAATGTGTGTTCAACCAGAGGTATCTCACAGGCCTTTCATGGGTGAGGTCGTCCAGGCCTTGAAGCTGGTATGTAGCGAATGCGAACAGACAAAAGGCATCATGTCTCGAAGTTGTAGCCGAGATGATCTGTCTATTGACATGGATGGTAGGATAAGTACATCTTCAAGCCAAGTGTTGAACACTAGACGACCTCAATCCCCGGGCTCTAACTCAGACAGTGAGTTGGACGTTGAGAGGGGACTTTCAATGTCAGATTTACTTAGTCCATTAGCAAGATATGGGAAGCAAGAATCTGGTTCATTTAGGAGGTACTCTAGCTCAGGTCCTATCAGAAAAGGAAAAACCAGGAGGCTATGGCATAAAATGAGAAGATTATCTGGAGGTAGTGTGAGCGAGCATGGCGTGATGTTTGGGTTACGGCCTGGATCCCACTAA
- the LOC132616803 gene encoding receptor-like serine/threonine-protein kinase ALE2 isoform X1, producing the protein MGGVKLLLLCLVVLELCAFAFSQGSKGFSLSLSPSASTAIPPIEEGIPSSVSHGNALRSNAPAPAFELNGTSPPANVFPPLKQVLTPSQQPSAPIILPTPSSAPPAITSAPPQIASLPAPPPPVITWNVPAPVLPPSAPKTDHRHTEQPVVVPEAPAPVSSSRRKSPDDAPTKAPRVPGSTPPSESRPSESPLSSNGPGPRENPQNSLPTLPRSPDFSPSIPPVLNAPAPREKPQNRLPTLPRNPDISPSIPPVLNAPAPREKPQNPLPLPRNPEISPSTPPVLNAPVPREKPQNPLPTLPRNPDISPSTPPVLNAPAPREKPQNPLPTLPRNPEISPSTPPVLNAPAPRGKPQNHLPTHPIIPEVSPSIPPVLNAPSPRGKPQDPLPARPTNREVSPSIPPATVSPPPRKLPNNSPPSHPRFPLKPPSVSPVKHDITPVSTPWPSINHKRASAPTVAPPNRMTNRHPAKAPTEHKAMGRSTNAPPHKFPNSPLSAPSTSFQRDHHLKDNMTAITPSPYEVYPPVSTEPGPLIPPSPSFHSKSYPKTNLRPHSHSPGTSVSPLLAPLTSPESHDSPSISESPTASSRPTKKPFVSPTMSPSGSPPRHPKIPRPFQALPPPPPNQDCASLTCAEPFTNGPPKAPCVCVLPMRVGLRLSVALYTFFPLVSELATEIAVGVFMDPSQVRIMGANSASQYPEKTIVLIDLVPLGVKFDNTTAFLTSQRFWHKQVIIKASLFGDYDVLYVQYPGLPPSPPSAASDIDTIGSQPYPGDNNGRTKPLGVDVSGKQHKNGPNQSVIAVIVLSASVAVILGCAVAWVLLFRHRDRGYQSEPTPLTTLPSLAKSSGIATSIIGSRPNSPSLSFSSSFAAYTGSARTFSSNEIERATDHFNEARVLGEGGFGVVYSGVLDDGMEVAVKVLKRDDQQGGREFLAEVEMLSRLHHRNLVKLIGICLEERSRCLLYELIPNGSVESHLHGIDKEISSLDWNARIKIALGAARGLAYLHEDSSPRVIHRDFKSSNILLEHDFTPKVSDFGLARAALEEGSRHISTRVMGTFGYVAPEYAMTGHLLVKSDVYSYGVVLLELLTGRKPVDMSQPPGQENLVAWARPLLTSEEGLELIVDRTLGPDFPFDDIVKVAAIASMCVQPEVSHRPFMGEVVQALKLVCSECEQTKGIMSRSCSRDDLSIDMDGRISTSSSQVLNTRRPQSPGSNSDSELDVERGLSMSDLLSPLARYGKQESGSFRRYSSSGPIRKGKTRRLWHKMRRLSGGSVSEHGVMFGLRPGSH; encoded by the exons ATGGGTGGGGTGAAGCTGCTCCTTCTTTGCTTGGTGGTGTTGGAGTTATGTGCCTTTGCTTTCTCTCAGGGATCTAAAG GTTTCAGTTTATCCCTCTCTCCATCAGCATCCACTGCAATTCCTCCTATTGAAGAGGGAATTCCCTCTTCCGTCTCTCATGGGAATGCATTGAGAAGTAATGCACCTGCTCCTGCATTTGAGCTAAATG GGACTTCTCCTCCTGCAAATGTTTTTCCACCACTGAAACAAGTTCTTACACCATCTCAGCAACCAAGTGCTCCTATAATATTGCCAACACCCAGTTCAGCCCCACCCGCAATCACTTCGGCCCCGCCACAAATCGCTTCTCTACCAGCTCCTCCTCCTCCTGTGATTACGTGGAATGTTCCTGCTCCAGTTCTGCCTCCAAGTGCTCCTAAGACAGATCATCGACATACTGAGCAGCCTGTCGTTGTGCCAGAAGCTCCTG CACCAGTCTCGTCATCCAGAAGGAAATCACCTGACGATGCACCAACTAAAGCTCCACGGGTACCTGGATCTACGCCACCTAGTGAGAGCAGGCCATCAGAGAGTCCTCTCTCCTCAAATGGCCCGG GTCCAAGGGAAAATCCGCAAAATTCACTGCCCACTCTCCCAAGAAGTCCAGATTTTTCACCATCCATTCCACCAG TCCTGAATGCGCCTGCCCCAAGGGAAAAGCCACAAAATCGACTGCCCACCCTCCCAAGAAATCCAGATATTTCACCATCCATTCCACCAG TCCTGAATGCACCTGCCCCAAGGGAAAAGCCACAAAATCCACTACCCCTCCCAAGAAATCCAGAAATTTCACCATCCACTCCACCAG TCCTGAATGCGCCTGTCCCAAGGGAAAAGCCACAAAATCCACTGCCCACCCTCCCAAGAAATCCAGATATTTCACCATCCACTCCACCAG TCCTGAATGCCCCTGCCCCAAGGGAGAAGCCACAAAATCCACTACCCACCCTCCCAAGAAATCCAGAAATTTCACCATCCACTCCACCAG tCCTGAATGCGCCTGCTCCAAGGGGAAAGCCCCAAAATCATCTGCCCACCCACCCAATCATTCCAGAAGTCTCACCATCTATTCCACCAG TCCTTAATGCGCCTTCTCCAAGGGGAAAGCCACAAGATCCACTGCCCGCCCGCCCAACCAATCGCGAAGTCTCACCATCTATTCCACCAG CGACAGTTTCACCACCTCCAAGGAAGTTGCCTAACAATTCACCACCCAGCCATCCAAGATTTCCTCTAAAACCTCCATCCGTTTCACCAG TTAAGCATGATATAACCCCTGTATCAACTCCGTGGCCAAGCATCAACCACAAAAGAGCAAGTGCTCCAACTGTTGCACCTCCTAATAGAATGACCAATCGGCATCCAGCAAAAG CTCCCACTGAACACAAAGCCATGGGCCGCTCTACTAATGCTCCTCCTCATAAATTCCCTAATTCTCCCCTATCTGCACCTTCAACCTCATTTCAGAGGGATCACCACCTAAAAGATAATATGACAGCAATCACTCCATCACCCTATGAAGTTTATCCTCCTGTTTCAACTGAACCAG GTCCGTTGATCCCTCCATCTCCTTCGTTTCACTcaaaatcatatccaaagactaACCTTAGGCCCCACTCTCATTCACCAG GAACGTCGGTATCACCGTTGCTTGCGCCTTTAACTTCTCCAGAAAGCCACGATTCTCCTTCCATATCAGAGTCTCCAACTGCTTCATCTAGACCAACTAAAA AACCATTTGTTTCCCCTACAATGTCTCCCTCTGGGTCTCCACCAAGGCATCCAAAGATACCGCGTCCATTTCAAGCACTACCGCCTCCACCTCCTAATCAAG ATTGCGCATCATTGACTTGTGCAGAGCCTTTCACAAATGGTCCACCAAAAGCACCTTGTGTTTGTGTCTTGCCTATGCGAGTTGGACTACGCCTTAGTGTAGCACTCTACACCTTCTTCCCTTTGGTTTCAGAGCTGGCAACAGAAATTGCTGTTGGGGTATTTATGGATCCAAGTCAAGTTCGTATTATGGGAGCAAATTCAGCCAGCCAGTATCCAGAGAAGACCATTGTCCTTATTGATTTAGTACCCCTTGGAGTAAAATTTGATAACACTACAGCATTTCTGACATCACAAAGATTCTGGCACAAACAAGTTATTATAAAAGCTTCTCTTTTTGGTGATTATGATGTGTTGTATGTGCAATATCCAG GTCTTCCTCCGTCTCCACCGTCAGCAGCTTCAGACATTGATACCATAGGTAGCCAACCATATCCTGGTGATAATAATGGAAGGACCAAGCCCCTTGGAGTTGATGTCAGCGGGAAACAGCACAAAAATGGGCCAAATCAGAGTGTCATAGCAGTAATTGTATTGTCAGCCTCTGTCGCAGTTATTTTAGGCTGTGCCGTTGCATGGGTTTTGCTTTTCAGACATAGAGATCGTGGGTATCAGTCAGAACCAACTCCACTAACTACATTACCATCCCTTGCAAAGTCATCAG GGATTGCAACCTCCATCATTGGGAGCAGGCCAAACTCTCCTTCATTATCCTTTAGTTCTAGCTTTGCTGCGTATACTGGTTCGGCTAGAACATTCAGTTCAAATGAAATTGAGAGAGCAACTGACCACTTCAATGAAGCAAGAGTACTAGGTGAAGGGGGATTTGGTGTTGTTTATAGTGGTGTGCTTGATGATGGGATGGAAGTGGCAGTGAAAGTCCTCAAGAGAGATGATCAACAGGGTGGTCGTGAATTTTTGGCCGAAGTAGAGATGCTTAGCCGCCTCCATCATAGGAACTTGGTCAAGTTGATAGGAATATGTCTTGAGGAGCGCAGTCGCTGTTTACTTTATGAGCTCATCCCAAATGGAAGCGTGGAATCTCATCTTCATG GTATTGACAAGGAAATTTCTTCACTTGATTGGAATGCCCGAATAAAAATAGCTCTTGGTGCTGCCCGAGGCCTGGCCTATTTGCATGAAGATTCCAGTCCCCGAGTCATACACAGGGATTTTAAGTCTAGTAACATCTTACTGGAACATGATTTCACCCCGAAAGTGTCTGATTTTGGTTTGGCAAGAGCTGCATTAGAGGAAGGGAGCAGACACATATCGACTCGAGTCATGGGAACTTTTGG GTATGTAGCTCCAGAATATGCTATGACAGGGCATCTTCTTGTAAAAAGTGATGTTTACAGCTATGGGGTTGTCCTGCTTGAGCTGCTAACTGGAAGAAAGCCAGTGGATATGTCCCAGCCACCAGGTCAAGAGAATTTAGTCGCTTGGGCACGCCCACTCCTTACGAGTGAAGAAGGTCTTGAGTTGATTGTGGATCGTACTTTGGGGCCTGATTTCCCTTTTGATGACATCGTAAAAGTAGCTGCTATTGCTTCAATGTGTGTTCAACCAGAGGTATCTCACAGGCCTTTCATGGGTGAGGTCGTCCAGGCCTTGAAGCTGGTATGTAGCGAATGCGAACAGACAAAAGGCATCATGTCTCGAAGTTGTAGCCGAGATGATCTGTCTATTGACATGGATGGTAGGATAAGTACATCTTCAAGCCAAGTGTTGAACACTAGACGACCTCAATCCCCGGGCTCTAACTCAGACAGTGAGTTGGACGTTGAGAGGGGACTTTCAATGTCAGATTTACTTAGTCCATTAGCAAGATATGGGAAGCAAGAATCTGGTTCATTTAGGAGGTACTCTAGCTCAGGTCCTATCAGAAAAGGAAAAACCAGGAGGCTATGGCATAAAATGAGAAGATTATCTGGAGGTAGTGTGAGCGAGCATGGCGTGATGTTTGGGTTACGGCCTGGATCCCACTAA